A single genomic interval of Rhea pennata isolate bPtePen1 chromosome 5, bPtePen1.pri, whole genome shotgun sequence harbors:
- the KNSTRN gene encoding small kinetochore-associated protein codes for MESEPSRIPVYGALHRGGPAEMQMVFPSKKQCVSKTADLEFSKDPNFNFSSNIPGDGVFKATNQGFPKSAKKTEQLSKKTAARGPLSRYKLEAELKTKNQLLETAKQQLHSRLAGAQGTIKELRDENESLLQEVEKLKKFQETCMVILESRNIDPVTGSNILEEEEKTKECQKQTTLLTEKLIAELQLFNQTAAKEKEVLQAAMAKWKAAEEERHQSLEKHSSFQAEVEQCSAMLDQIELLLAM; via the exons aTGGAGAGCGAGCCCTCCCGCATCCCCGTGTACGGCGCGCTCCACCGTGGCGGCCCCGCAG AAATGCAAATGGTGTTTCCTTCAAAGAAACAATGTGTCAGCAAAACAGCTGATCTGGAGTTCAGCAAGGATCCCAATTTTAACTTTAGCTCAAATATTCCAGGAGATGGTGTCTTCAAAGCTACAAACCAAGG GTTTCCTAAATCTGCCAAGAAAACGGAACAACTTTCAAAAAAGACAGCTGCAAGAGG ACCTCTAAGCAGATACAAATTAGAGGCAGAGCTGAAGACCAAGAATCAGCTGTTAGAAACAGCCAAACAACAACTGCACTCCCGACTAGCAGGAGCACAG GGCACTATAAAAGAGCTAAGGGATGAGAATGAAAGCCTCTTACAAGAAGTTGAAAAGCTCAAGAAATttcaggagacctgcatggtgattttagaaagcagaaacattGATCCTG TTACAGGCAGCAACATcttggaggaggaagaaaagacaaaggaatGTCAGAAGCAGACAACG CTATTAACTGAGAAGCTCATAGCAGAATTGCAGCTATTTAATCAGacagctgcaaaagaaaaggaagtgctTCAG GCAGCAATGGCTAAGTGGAAAGCGGCAGAAGAAGAGAGACACCAGTCCTTAGAGAAGCATTCCTCCTTTCAAGCAGAAGTGGAGCAATGTTCAGCAATGCTTGATCAGATAGAACTGCTTCTGGCTATGTGA
- the IVD gene encoding isovaleryl-CoA dehydrogenase, mitochondrial, with product MAAALVGRAAVGVALRGVRRRQGLGLPRRGSAGLAVDDTVNGLSDEQRQLRQTMTKFCQEHLAPKAQQIDQENEFKDMREFWKKLGELGVLGITAPAKYGGSAMGYLDHVLVMEEVSRASAAVGLSYGAHSNLCINQLVRNGNEAQKEQYLPKLISGEHIGALAMSEPNSGSDVVSMKLKADRKGDYFVLNGSKFWITNGPDADVLIVYAKTDLNAVPASRGITAFIVEKGMPGFSTAQKLDKLGMRGSNTCELIFEDCKIPAKNILGQLSKGVYVLMSGLDLERLVLSGGPLGLMQAVLDHAFPYLHVREAFGQKIGHFQLMQGKMADMYTRLMACRQYVYNVAKACDQGHFNAKDCAGVILYSAECATQVALDGIQCLGGNGYINDYPMGRFLRDAKLYEIGAGTSEVRRLIIGRAFNAAFK from the exons ATGGCGGCGGCGTTGGTCGGCAGGGCAGCGGTCGGCGTGGCGCTGCGCGGAGTGCGCCGGCGGCAAGGGCTGGGGCTGCCGCGGCGAGGCAGCGCAGGGCTCGCGGTGGACGACACGGTCAACGGGCTGAGCGATGAGCAGCGGCAG CTTAGACAGACCATGACAAAGTTCTGTCAAGAGCATTTGGCTCCAAAGGCCCAACAGATTGACCAGGAAAATGAATTCAAAGACATGCGG GAATTTTGGAAGAAACTTGGGGAACTGGGAGTTTTGGGGATCACAGCTCCTG caaAATATGGTGGATCTGCTATGGGGTATCTGGACCATGTACTGGTGATGGAGGAAGTTTCTCGCGCATCAGCTGCTGTTGGACTCAGTTACGGTGCCCACTCAAACCTTTGTATTAACCAGCTAGTACGGAATGGCAATGAAGCACAAAAAGAGCAGTACTTGCCTAAG ctAATCAGTGGGGAGCACATTGGAGCATTAGCAATGAGTGAACCTAATTCTGGATCTGATGTTGTCTCCATGAAGCTGAAGGCAGATAGAAAAG GGgactattttgttttgaatgggAGTAAATTTTGGATCACCAATGGGCCAGATGCAGATGTTCTCATTGTTTATGCTAAAACTGACCTTAATGCTGTTCCAGCCTCCCGAGGTATAACTGCATTCATTGTGGAGAAG GGAATGCCAGGTTTCAGCACAGCCCAGAAGCTTGATAAGCTGGGAATGAGAGGGTCTAATACCTGTGAATTGATCTTTGAAGACTGCAAGATCCCAG CCAAAAATATCTTGGGGCAGCTGAGTAAAGGAGTCTACGTTCTGATGAGCGGCTTGGACCTGGAGAGACTTGTGCTGTCTGGTGGGCCACTGGG GCTCATGCAAGCTGTTCTTGATCATGCATTTCCATACCTACATGTAAGAGAAGCATTTGGACAGAAAATTGGCCACTTCCAG CTCATGCAGGGCAAGATGGCTGATATGTACACGCGGCTGATGGCATGTCGGCAGTACGTCTACAATGTAGCAAAGGCCTGCGACCAAGGCCATTTCAATGCAAAG GACTGTGCAGGAGTGATTCTCTATTCAGCAGAATGTGCTACCCAGGTGGCTCTGGATGGGATTCAGTGTCTCG GTGGGAACGGATACATCAATGACTATCCAATGGGGCGTTTCCTGCGTGATGCCAAGCTCTATGAGATTGGGGCAGGCACCAGTGAAGTGCGCAGACTTATCATTGGCCGGGCatttaatgctgcttttaagTAA